A region of Sphingobium baderi DNA encodes the following proteins:
- a CDS encoding TolC family protein yields MSAALVSFPGFAVVNAQDTAPLPTGQQTVLTLESAVRSAVKWYPSIDQAIAALSASGQDIKEAQAGYRPQISAGIGPSMSITGGTSWRPRATLSASQMLYDFGKVGSSVERARAAERVSRAELLLAVDNLSRNTSFSVIEAQRYRALLAIAREQLTSLEEINGLVQLRVRRGASTRSDGSQAEARIEAARATILQITAEVQRWESNLRYLVGWEGRLDVAPEVPDWLERTCRVREPDWNQLPSVMQSVAKRDEAQAAYRGARAASLPTVSMGADIDTNLRDPFAQRNDVTVGITVSSSLYQGGARKARESASFHMLESADAALKAARLEADRTLAENREQIDSLTERFNTLGKRRADMEETGTLYRLQYFQLGTRTLLDLLNAQQEYHQTRFDEVNAVHDMRRLNVDCLYYSGALRDAYALTGTVVRGVTL; encoded by the coding sequence ATGAGCGCCGCCCTGGTGTCATTCCCAGGGTTCGCCGTCGTCAACGCCCAGGATACAGCGCCTCTACCGACGGGGCAGCAAACAGTTCTCACATTGGAATCGGCCGTGCGAAGCGCGGTCAAATGGTATCCTTCCATTGATCAGGCCATCGCCGCGCTGTCGGCAAGCGGTCAGGACATCAAGGAAGCCCAGGCAGGATATCGTCCGCAGATCAGCGCTGGCATCGGACCGAGCATGTCGATCACCGGCGGAACAAGCTGGCGACCACGCGCGACACTGTCAGCCTCGCAAATGCTCTACGATTTCGGCAAGGTCGGCAGTTCAGTCGAAAGGGCAAGAGCTGCGGAACGGGTCAGCCGGGCTGAACTACTGCTCGCGGTCGACAATCTCTCCCGTAACACTTCTTTCTCGGTCATCGAAGCGCAGCGCTATCGCGCGCTTCTGGCCATCGCCCGGGAACAATTGACAAGCCTCGAGGAGATCAACGGGCTGGTGCAGTTGCGCGTCCGGCGCGGCGCCAGTACTCGTTCCGATGGATCCCAGGCGGAAGCGCGCATTGAGGCGGCACGCGCGACTATATTGCAGATCACCGCCGAAGTGCAGCGCTGGGAGAGCAATCTGCGCTATCTCGTCGGCTGGGAAGGACGCCTGGACGTTGCTCCCGAAGTGCCAGACTGGCTGGAACGGACATGTCGGGTTCGTGAACCCGATTGGAACCAGCTTCCTTCGGTCATGCAATCGGTCGCCAAACGCGATGAAGCGCAGGCCGCCTATCGCGGCGCCCGCGCCGCCAGCCTCCCTACCGTGTCCATGGGCGCAGATATCGACACCAATCTGCGCGATCCATTTGCCCAACGCAACGACGTGACCGTCGGCATCACGGTTTCAAGCAGCCTTTATCAGGGCGGCGCACGTAAAGCGCGGGAGAGCGCCTCTTTTCACATGCTGGAATCGGCCGATGCGGCGCTCAAGGCCGCGCGCCTCGAGGCCGACCGGACACTGGCCGAAAACCGCGAACAGATCGACAGCCTGACCGAGCGTTTCAACACGCTCGGCAAGCGCCGGGCCGATATGGAAGAAACCGGCACGCTCTATCGACTGCAATATTTCCAGCTGGGAACCAGGACTTTGCTGGACCTGCTCAATGCCCAACAGGAATATCACCAGACACGCTTCGATGAAGTGAATGCGGTGCATGACATGCGCCGCCTCAATGTCGATTGTCTCTATTACAGCGGCGCCTTGCGCGATGCTTACGCGCTGACCGGCACCGTAGTGCGGGGGGTAACTCTATGA
- a CDS encoding LysR family transcriptional regulator, protein MDRIDLFRIFTRVVECSNFTRAADTLGMPRSSVSAAVQELERRVGARLLHRTTRKVAPTQDGAAFYERCQSVIAEVESTENLFRHAAAQPSGRLRVDVPGRIGRLIVAPALPAFLDLYPQIDIDLGVTDRAVNLVEDSVDCVVRVGPLSDSGLIARSIGKLPLINVASPDYLERHGMPRLPGELENHWAVNYASPSSGRVEDWEWVEHGILRTMPLRGRVTVNSAEAYIACCLAGLGLIQIPAYDVRIHLAAGELIEVMPGYRAEPMPMTLLYPHREHLTPRLQAFTDWLETLLKQHMLV, encoded by the coding sequence ATGGATCGCATCGACCTGTTCCGCATTTTTACGCGCGTCGTCGAATGTTCGAACTTCACGCGCGCGGCCGATACGCTTGGCATGCCGCGTTCCTCCGTGTCGGCGGCGGTGCAGGAGCTGGAACGGCGCGTAGGCGCGCGACTGCTCCATCGGACGACGCGCAAGGTCGCGCCGACACAGGATGGCGCCGCCTTCTACGAGCGTTGCCAGAGCGTGATCGCGGAGGTCGAGAGCACGGAAAACCTGTTCCGGCATGCCGCAGCGCAGCCGTCGGGCAGGTTGCGTGTCGATGTTCCGGGACGGATCGGACGGCTGATTGTCGCCCCGGCATTGCCCGCCTTTCTCGATCTCTATCCGCAGATCGACATTGATCTGGGTGTCACCGATCGCGCAGTGAATCTGGTGGAGGACAGCGTCGATTGTGTTGTGCGTGTGGGCCCCCTCAGCGATTCCGGTCTGATCGCGCGGTCGATCGGCAAACTGCCGCTCATCAACGTCGCCAGCCCTGACTATCTGGAACGTCATGGAATGCCCCGCCTGCCGGGCGAGCTCGAAAACCACTGGGCCGTCAATTACGCTTCCCCTTCCAGCGGGCGGGTTGAGGATTGGGAGTGGGTCGAACATGGAATTCTGCGTACCATGCCCCTGCGCGGGCGCGTGACGGTGAACAGCGCGGAGGCCTATATCGCCTGCTGCCTTGCCGGTCTGGGGCTGATCCAGATTCCGGCGTATGATGTGCGGATCCACCTTGCAGCCGGCGAACTGATCGAGGTCATGCCCGGTTACCGCGCGGAGCCCATGCCGATGACGCTGCTCTATCCGCACAGGGAACATCTCACGCCTCGACTACAGGCGTTTACAGACTGGCTCGAGACGCTGTTGAAGCAACACATGCTGGTTTAA
- a CDS encoding type I secretion system permease/ATPase translates to MTEMSASIALPKQGDTSSPSPLARSIPVENWVSALRVVADYYGLSMSTQAATLSGQWDVNENETERLRNVARRLGLRVRFDDPHGFDLTASSWRLPLVLELRDCQIVVVRSLDERGGAHCVLVGDQGLETTLPIMEMLDGLRRVLILRPARQAADARVDAYIEPFDSQWLRKIVVRDLRPYGHVLLGSLIANILTLSGILFSMQVYDRVVPSGSFPTLYILFSGVVLAIALGFLLRRARTSIIDKLGKRADIRLSDQVFGHALRVRNQARPTSTGSFISQLRELEQVREMLTSTTVGALADIPFFLIFLVIFWYLGGIMVLVPIGAFILLVVPGLLAQRKLRTYAREAMRESSLRNALLIETIQGIEDIKMLQAEERFQRQWNHYNAVTGEAQLKLREVTNNLTTWSAKVRGGTYASTVFFGAPLVMAGDITTGTLVGLSMLGARMMSPMARVTSIMSRLQQARVGINSLNAIMKLPVDHPERESRIHRPVINGNYQLNDAVLRYGDDTSPIAFEARKLRIAPGEKVALLGRNGAGKSTLIQALSGLLEPSAGEVLLDDVALAHIDPADVRRNVGMLTQTARLFHGTVRENLLLGAPQASGDDILAALTMVGAEGFIRRLPKGLDHVILEGGNGLSGGQKQALLLARLIIRNPSVVLLDEPTAAMDEATERQFIAHFGAWCRGRTLVVATHRTRVLDLVDRLIVIDGGKVLRDGPRDQVLKGGGTPRKAAPAAQTGMN, encoded by the coding sequence ATGACCGAAATGTCTGCATCCATCGCATTGCCAAAACAAGGGGACACGTCGTCGCCCTCACCGCTTGCGCGTTCAATCCCTGTCGAGAACTGGGTCTCGGCCCTACGGGTCGTGGCCGACTATTATGGCCTTTCCATGTCAACCCAGGCAGCAACGCTCTCGGGTCAATGGGATGTCAATGAGAACGAGACGGAACGGCTCCGCAATGTCGCGCGCAGGCTTGGGTTAAGAGTCCGGTTCGACGATCCTCACGGCTTCGACCTGACGGCATCCAGCTGGCGCTTGCCTCTCGTATTGGAATTGCGGGACTGCCAGATCGTCGTCGTGCGCTCGCTGGACGAACGCGGCGGCGCACATTGTGTTCTCGTCGGTGATCAGGGCCTCGAAACCACGCTTCCGATCATGGAAATGCTCGATGGCCTGCGTCGGGTTCTCATTCTGAGGCCCGCTCGCCAGGCTGCGGACGCCCGGGTCGATGCCTATATCGAACCTTTTGACAGCCAGTGGCTTCGTAAGATCGTGGTCCGGGATCTGCGACCCTATGGTCATGTGCTGTTGGGGTCGCTGATCGCCAATATTCTGACGCTGTCGGGCATTCTGTTTTCCATGCAGGTTTACGACCGGGTGGTGCCGTCCGGCTCTTTTCCGACGCTCTACATCCTGTTCAGCGGCGTGGTGCTGGCGATCGCGCTCGGGTTCCTGTTGCGGCGGGCACGCACCAGCATCATCGACAAGCTGGGCAAGCGCGCTGACATTCGCCTGTCCGATCAGGTCTTCGGCCATGCGCTCAGAGTTCGCAATCAGGCGCGGCCCACCTCGACCGGTTCCTTCATCTCCCAATTGCGCGAGCTCGAACAGGTACGCGAAATGCTGACCTCGACCACGGTCGGGGCGCTCGCGGACATTCCTTTCTTCCTCATCTTCCTTGTGATCTTCTGGTATCTCGGAGGTATTATGGTGCTGGTCCCGATCGGCGCCTTCATCCTGCTCGTCGTACCTGGGCTGTTGGCCCAGAGGAAACTGCGCACCTATGCGCGAGAGGCGATGCGGGAGTCCTCGCTGCGGAATGCCCTGCTGATCGAGACGATCCAGGGCATTGAAGATATCAAGATGCTGCAGGCCGAAGAACGCTTCCAGCGTCAATGGAATCACTATAATGCAGTGACCGGCGAGGCGCAGCTGAAGCTGCGGGAAGTGACGAATAATCTGACGACCTGGTCCGCTAAAGTGCGCGGTGGGACCTACGCATCCACCGTGTTCTTTGGCGCTCCGCTCGTGATGGCGGGCGATATCACAACGGGAACTCTGGTCGGTTTGTCCATGCTGGGCGCACGCATGATGTCTCCCATGGCACGCGTCACCTCGATCATGAGCCGCCTTCAACAAGCCCGCGTGGGCATTAACAGCCTCAACGCCATCATGAAATTGCCGGTCGACCATCCCGAACGGGAAAGTCGGATTCACAGACCCGTGATCAACGGGAATTACCAGCTCAACGATGCAGTCCTCCGCTACGGTGATGACACCTCTCCCATTGCATTCGAAGCACGCAAGCTACGTATCGCACCTGGCGAGAAAGTCGCCCTGCTCGGCCGCAACGGTGCCGGCAAGTCGACACTGATCCAGGCGCTTTCCGGTTTGTTGGAACCTTCGGCCGGGGAAGTCCTGCTCGATGACGTCGCGCTCGCCCATATCGATCCGGCGGACGTCAGGCGCAACGTGGGCATGCTGACCCAGACGGCCCGTCTGTTCCATGGCACCGTCCGAGAAAATCTCCTGCTCGGCGCGCCACAGGCTTCGGGCGACGACATTCTTGCGGCGCTGACGATGGTCGGCGCGGAGGGTTTCATCCGCCGCCTGCCCAAGGGGCTCGATCATGTCATTCTCGAAGGTGGTAATGGGCTGTCGGGCGGGCAGAAGCAGGCCCTTTTACTCGCGCGACTCATCATCCGCAATCCCTCCGTGGTCCTGCTCGATGAGCCCACGGCCGCAATGGACGAGGCGACCGAGCGTCAATTCATCGCACACTTCGGCGCATGGTGTCGCGGGCGAACCCTGGTTGTCGCAACCCATCGCACACGAGTGCTCGATCTGGTTGATCGCCTGATCGTGATCGATGGCGGAA
- a CDS encoding BapA/Bap/LapF family large adhesin, producing MILLDLGGLTQAIFDSAPRVSFTVQENHSADATFEVSTNALLGLFNGAEALVQVKDASGNWTNMTSIGQNGLIDLVYLGGEKASITFNDLPAGEYRIMGAATGITGLTLVNVKAAIDYFDHTTVGGYDAESVSGNVTDNDAPGTTVTEVNGVTVPDGGSETIHGAYGDLIINSDGSYTYTPNDTSGSGIGQVDQFTYTVQDGSGQTGTATLYVQIDSDGQGLIWSEDLTQSATLEMNATDNGGNAVIDSAYLVESGGPSGSGTASVAGGFGSTSATVTRTFTVGENEQASIKFTASSPDVGQVAGGIDTVNDKLTVTIDGPDGYHQVLTGAGGALLGIGGLGIDQILSDLGAGSYTVTASYTTPTRPTFGGTLSLSFAGQSVTHLDEFVTNGTHPATGNVLADDTLGSSYTKFLVDDGTGTFVKVDNGTTIEGDHGTLTINSDGSYSYQPHSDLGDINGVDEFAYRLEHPNGTVEEASLDISIGHGDGPYDPPVAMLLADSIEFDDGHADDGQSDHPTHHDDDGGSDVDYLLESNDGDVDLDALGVPQGHDTSIIPDADTGSDDPLHYADTVTLPEDDVDSHI from the coding sequence TTGATTCTTCTCGACCTTGGTGGATTGACTCAGGCGATCTTTGACAGTGCGCCGCGCGTCAGTTTCACAGTGCAGGAGAACCATTCAGCTGACGCTACATTTGAAGTGTCAACGAACGCATTGCTGGGCCTGTTCAATGGCGCGGAGGCGCTTGTCCAGGTCAAGGATGCTTCAGGCAATTGGACCAACATGACCTCTATCGGTCAGAATGGTCTTATCGACCTGGTGTATCTTGGCGGGGAAAAGGCAAGTATCACCTTTAATGATCTGCCTGCCGGCGAATATCGCATCATGGGTGCGGCCACTGGCATTACCGGGCTCACCTTGGTCAACGTCAAGGCTGCGATTGACTATTTCGATCATACCACCGTTGGTGGCTATGATGCTGAGTCCGTCAGCGGCAATGTCACCGACAATGATGCACCGGGAACGACCGTAACGGAAGTGAACGGTGTCACGGTCCCGGACGGTGGCAGTGAAACCATCCACGGCGCTTATGGTGACCTCATCATCAATTCCGATGGCAGCTACACCTACACGCCGAATGACACGAGCGGTTCGGGCATTGGTCAGGTCGACCAGTTCACCTACACCGTCCAGGATGGTTCCGGCCAAACCGGCACCGCGACGCTGTATGTGCAGATCGACAGTGATGGTCAGGGCCTGATCTGGTCGGAAGATCTGACGCAGTCGGCAACTCTCGAGATGAACGCAACTGACAATGGCGGCAACGCTGTTATCGACAGCGCTTACCTCGTGGAGTCTGGTGGTCCGAGCGGGTCCGGTACGGCTTCCGTTGCTGGCGGCTTTGGCAGTACCAGTGCTACGGTCACAAGGACCTTCACCGTTGGGGAAAATGAACAGGCAAGCATAAAATTCACTGCCAGTTCCCCCGATGTTGGTCAGGTTGCTGGCGGTATTGATACCGTCAATGATAAGCTGACCGTGACAATTGATGGGCCTGATGGTTATCATCAAGTTCTGACAGGTGCGGGTGGTGCACTCCTTGGCATTGGTGGCTTGGGTATCGATCAGATACTTAGTGACTTGGGTGCAGGCAGCTATACTGTCACTGCATCGTACACCACGCCTACACGGCCAACGTTCGGCGGCACACTGTCCCTCTCGTTCGCGGGGCAATCTGTCACCCATCTTGACGAGTTCGTCACCAACGGCACCCATCCGGCGACGGGGAATGTGCTGGCGGATGACACGCTCGGTTCCTCCTACACCAAGTTCCTGGTGGACGATGGCACCGGCACTTTCGTCAAGGTGGACAATGGTACAACGATCGAAGGCGACCATGGGACGCTGACCATTAATTCCGATGGCAGCTACTCGTACCAGCCGCATTCGGATCTCGGGGATATCAACGGGGTGGATGAATTCGCCTACCGCCTCGAACATCCGAATGGGACGGTCGAGGAGGCATCCCTGGATATCTCGATCGGCCATGGCGATGGGCCGTATGATCCGCCCGTCGCAATGCTGTTGGCGGACTCGATCGAGTTCGACGACGGCCACGCCGACGATGGTCAGTCCGACCATCCGACGCACCATGATGACGATGGTGGCAGCGACGTCGATTATCTGCTCGAAAGCAATGATGGCGATGTCGATCTGGATGCTCTGGGTGTGCCGCAAGGCCATGACACCTCGATCATTCCGGATGCCGACACGGGAAGCGACGATCCGCTCCACTATGCGGATACGGTCACGCTCCCCGAGGATGATGTCGACAGCCACATCTAG
- a CDS encoding tyrosine-type recombinase/integrase, producing MPNHARYALAKSVSIQRNQELNGHSGARTTSTKKTEECQQMLWTMYNREGQRKYLTQSERAAFLAATKSRSERVRTFCCFIAATGCRISEALALTDRNLDFEAGQAIIECLKKRGKQVFRAIPLPDELLQSLKLLVGKVQRSGDRLWPWSRMTGYRRIREVMEQAGVKGAQATPKGLRHSFGICAIQSNVPLNLVQRWLGHADIKTTSIYTSAMGPEERQIASRMWDEGFSDNRENTENDEYGYESDAGVRENKEDRNFHCTDKSDLSELILALCSEFIQNFSVKKSPFRKINNHAHAEGHCHLIHFWLDRRMLVGSAHCVTGGVKWFQGVGTMKGAGVRIFTSCIGVRRPWLP from the coding sequence ATGCCAAATCATGCGCGATACGCTTTAGCCAAAAGTGTATCAATCCAGCGAAATCAGGAGCTTAACGGCCATTCTGGCGCTAGGACCACCTCCACGAAAAAAACGGAGGAATGTCAGCAGATGCTCTGGACGATGTATAACCGCGAGGGTCAGAGAAAATATCTTACGCAGTCGGAGAGGGCAGCTTTCCTTGCTGCTACAAAAAGCCGGTCCGAACGGGTCAGAACCTTCTGCTGTTTTATTGCGGCCACAGGTTGCCGCATCTCCGAAGCCTTGGCGCTGACTGACAGGAACCTCGATTTCGAAGCAGGACAAGCCATCATCGAATGCCTGAAGAAGCGAGGAAAGCAGGTCTTTCGCGCCATTCCGTTGCCGGATGAGTTACTCCAGAGCCTGAAGTTGCTTGTAGGCAAAGTCCAGCGCTCGGGGGATCGTTTGTGGCCGTGGTCGCGCATGACAGGCTATCGGCGGATTCGGGAGGTCATGGAGCAGGCCGGTGTGAAAGGCGCTCAAGCCACACCAAAGGGCTTGCGCCACAGCTTCGGGATATGCGCGATCCAATCGAACGTGCCGTTGAATCTCGTGCAGCGCTGGTTGGGGCATGCCGATATCAAAACTACGTCAATATATACCAGCGCTATGGGCCCCGAAGAAAGACAGATCGCTTCGCGCATGTGGGATGAGGGCTTCTCAGATAATCGTGAGAATACAGAAAACGATGAATATGGCTACGAAAGTGATGCGGGTGTGCGAGAAAACAAAGAAGACCGGAATTTTCACTGCACCGATAAATCGGATCTCTCGGAGCTTATTTTGGCGTTATGTAGCGAATTCATACAGAACTTTTCGGTCAAAAAGTCACCTTTTCGAAAAATTAACAATCATGCCCATGCCGAAGGGCATTGCCATTTGATACACTTTTGGCTAGACCGTCGCATGTTGGTGGGTTCCGCCCATTGCGTTACGGGGGGTGTCAAATGGTTCCAGGGGGTTGGAACGATGAAGGGAGCGGGAGTGCGAATATTCACTTCCTGCATCGGCGTCCGTCGTCCTTGGCTTCCGTAG
- a CDS encoding EAL domain-containing protein — protein sequence MRYGGCQMVPGGWNDEGSGSANIHFLHRRPSSLASVAVHFIFRIDNYPHLLRAYGAEVARSALAELYQIFADSIRDDGLVTTESDGRLEVLLWNHTLLGEQPLAKACDNWIHSFCSAIAMVPLDCSGERLLLSVSGAWAGADLGKHDEPGAPASSALHALERIRFPGDAPGHGEAWKEHYRADMEAAAELFGAIEADESTDASISIEASIRFSPARHDSREVALAWQPVSGVGGAVGILYHECLIRLISSDGKSHPPGGLPEALERLGLVRALDHYVIKAVIAELEQQPDVTLGVNISAHSTRFDGWWQDIAQRLARNRRVAQRLVIEITETTPIPSISEATTFASRMRSLGCMIAIDDFGTGFASIRQLLALKPDIAKIDRLFVARAARSVQDRTAFMHLVGLANALVPLVIVEGIENDDQCQLALEAGAQWQQGYHHGDPGLTRRWRWGAESTGFSGSLNELLTNASVVGWSS from the coding sequence TTGCGTTACGGGGGGTGTCAAATGGTTCCAGGGGGTTGGAACGATGAAGGGAGCGGGAGTGCGAATATTCACTTCCTGCATCGGCGTCCGTCGTCCTTGGCTTCCGTAGCGGTTCATTTCATTTTTCGGATCGACAACTACCCGCATCTCCTGCGGGCTTACGGGGCTGAGGTGGCGCGATCGGCACTTGCCGAACTTTACCAGATTTTTGCAGACAGTATCCGCGATGACGGCCTCGTCACGACCGAGTCTGACGGTCGGCTGGAAGTGCTCCTCTGGAACCACACTTTGCTCGGCGAACAGCCGCTTGCAAAGGCCTGCGACAATTGGATTCATTCCTTCTGCTCCGCGATCGCAATGGTGCCTCTCGATTGCTCTGGCGAACGTTTGCTACTCTCCGTATCAGGGGCGTGGGCCGGAGCCGACCTTGGCAAACATGACGAACCTGGCGCACCGGCGTCCAGCGCCCTGCACGCACTTGAGCGTATCCGTTTTCCCGGCGATGCGCCCGGCCACGGCGAAGCGTGGAAAGAGCACTATCGCGCAGATATGGAAGCGGCCGCCGAACTGTTCGGCGCGATTGAAGCTGACGAATCGACCGATGCCTCCATCTCGATAGAGGCTTCGATTCGCTTTTCGCCGGCTCGGCATGATAGCCGTGAGGTCGCCCTCGCATGGCAGCCGGTGAGCGGTGTCGGTGGGGCGGTCGGTATCCTCTACCACGAATGCCTGATCCGTCTGATCAGTTCCGATGGGAAGAGTCATCCGCCCGGTGGTCTGCCAGAAGCGCTGGAACGCCTGGGTCTCGTCCGCGCTCTCGACCATTATGTCATAAAGGCGGTCATCGCCGAGCTTGAGCAGCAGCCAGACGTTACCCTTGGCGTCAACATCTCCGCGCATAGCACGAGGTTTGATGGCTGGTGGCAGGATATTGCGCAGCGTCTGGCCCGGAACCGCCGGGTCGCGCAACGGCTGGTCATCGAAATCACCGAGACGACCCCCATCCCCAGCATTTCTGAGGCAACGACATTTGCATCCCGAATGCGTTCGCTAGGCTGCATGATCGCGATCGACGATTTCGGCACCGGATTCGCGTCAATCCGTCAACTTCTCGCCCTTAAGCCCGATATCGCGAAGATAGACCGCCTCTTCGTCGCCCGTGCAGCACGGTCTGTGCAAGATCGCACCGCCTTCATGCATCTGGTGGGGTTAGCCAATGCTCTCGTCCCGCTCGTCATCGTCGAAGGTATTGAGAATGATGACCAATGCCAGCTGGCGCTCGAAGCTGGCGCTCAATGGCAGCAGGGCTATCATCATGGTGACCCTGGTCTGACGCGGAGGTGGCGATGGGGCGCCGAGAGCACCGGTTTCAGCGGCAGCCTTAACGAACTGCTCACAAACGCCAGCGTCGTGGGCTGGTCATCATGA